Proteins found in one Candidatus Tisiphia endosymbiont of Beris chalybata genomic segment:
- the nuoN gene encoding NADH-quinone oxidoreductase subunit NuoN — MLNSIFGQFVVILPEISLVLLALFSQLSALFFSNRIKIITNITVIILFILLAYTFCGLTDWMVSFNNSFATGRGIGIYKAIVLLFSIMTIVIYKDYCQIAQQEFKFEFITLILLSTMSSFAAISSRNFLLLFCSLELQALISYVLAGFSINNLKSSEGALKYFVLGALISCLSLFGISYIYGFGGGLDYTYIFDAMRGMRQPNIGLVVGMVLFLSSIFFKLSVVPLHVWTPDVYEGSPIPAVTYFSASTKFANLVVLLNIIILAENYKPISMSLIKILAILSMFIGAGGALRQNSLKRLMGYSTILNIGYVLIGVSLAGNSWSSKAALLYMIIYAISVIGFFSCLIALLGDKADTATFEDLQGLASTRKALAGGITIIMFSLIGIPPLAGFFGKYFLFYQAIIHQQFTLAIIGIGSSVVAAYYYLKIVKSMYFVEIKQGHAYSSITSSLSLKFMNCLVIAFLLLFSVVFIFAILT, encoded by the coding sequence ATGTTAAATTCAATTTTTGGACAGTTTGTCGTTATTTTACCTGAGATTTCGCTGGTATTGTTGGCGTTATTTTCTCAGCTCTCCGCCCTGTTTTTTAGTAACAGAATAAAAATTATTACTAATATTACGGTAATAATTTTATTCATATTACTTGCTTATACTTTTTGTGGCTTAACTGATTGGATGGTAAGTTTTAATAATTCTTTTGCTACAGGCAGAGGGATAGGCATTTATAAAGCTATAGTTTTACTGTTCTCGATAATGACAATAGTGATTTATAAAGATTATTGCCAGATAGCACAGCAAGAATTTAAATTTGAATTTATAACCTTAATATTACTCTCTACCATGAGTTCTTTTGCTGCTATATCATCACGTAACTTTTTATTGTTGTTTTGTAGCCTAGAGTTGCAGGCATTAATTAGTTATGTCCTAGCTGGTTTTAGTATAAATAATCTTAAATCCTCAGAAGGAGCATTAAAATATTTTGTTCTAGGGGCTTTAATCAGCTGTCTATCATTATTTGGTATATCCTATATTTATGGCTTTGGTGGAGGGTTAGACTATACCTATATTTTTGATGCGATGCGTGGGATGCGCCAGCCTAACATTGGGCTGGTAGTAGGGATGGTACTTTTTTTAAGTAGTATCTTTTTTAAATTATCAGTGGTACCTTTACATGTGTGGACTCCTGATGTTTATGAGGGATCTCCTATTCCTGCGGTAACATATTTTTCCGCTTCTACTAAATTTGCAAATCTAGTAGTATTATTAAATATCATTATATTAGCTGAAAATTATAAGCCAATCTCAATGAGTTTAATAAAAATTCTCGCGATTTTATCGATGTTCATTGGCGCAGGGGGAGCGCTACGCCAAAATTCTTTAAAAAGGCTAATGGGGTATAGCACTATCCTCAATATCGGATATGTGTTAATAGGCGTTTCGTTGGCAGGGAATTCTTGGAGCAGTAAAGCTGCTTTATTATACATGATTATTTATGCTATCTCAGTTATAGGCTTCTTTAGTTGCCTAATTGCTTTGCTGGGTGACAAAGCAGATACAGCAACATTTGAGGATTTACAAGGGCTTGCATCTACCAGAAAAGCTTTAGCTGGCGGTATTACTATTATTATGTTTTCTCTTATTGGGATACCCCCGTTAGCAGGATTTTTTGGCAAATATTTTCTTTTTTATCAAGCGATTATTCATCAGCAATTTACTTTGGCGATCATAGGTATTGGCAGTAGCGTGGTTGCTGCTTATTATTACCTTAAAATAGTTAAATCTATGTACTTTGTTGAAATTAAACAGGGACACGCCTATTCTTCAATCACCTCTTCTCTAAGTTTAAAATTTATGAACTGCCTTGTAATAGCCTTCCTATTACTTTTTTCTGTAGTTTTTATCTTCGCAATCCTGACTTGA
- a CDS encoding NAD(P)H-dependent glycerol-3-phosphate dehydrogenase, translating into MSKYKNMAIYGGGSWGTALACQVARCYNSVNILLRDNDILQEIENTRTNKKYLGDDIKLPNNIFPSNQVSAILEKEVIILAVPSYAFANSLNILKEAQISPNIVLLVATKGFSKNPTELLSDKVKSILPHNPLAFIAGPNLAKEVARNLPTSVTIASDNIQVARKLAVSLISEQFKVSITDHFVALQVAGAVKNIIAIKSGLYEARNYGQNAKATLITAALQEIKILSEAIDGELGDNSILYAPGILGDLILTCYSKDSRNTRFGYELGHQKDPEKFLKENSYLVEGREAAKLVLDFIQKYNLTLPIIKSVVQELNLG; encoded by the coding sequence ATGAGTAAATATAAAAATATGGCAATTTACGGGGGAGGCAGTTGGGGTACTGCGCTAGCCTGCCAGGTGGCAAGATGTTATAATAGTGTGAATATATTATTACGTGATAACGATATATTACAGGAGATAGAAAATACTAGGACCAATAAAAAATATCTAGGGGATGATATTAAATTGCCCAATAATATATTCCCTTCTAATCAAGTATCAGCTATCTTAGAAAAAGAAGTAATAATTCTCGCAGTTCCTTCTTATGCTTTTGCTAATAGTTTAAATATATTAAAAGAAGCGCAAATATCACCCAATATAGTATTATTGGTGGCAACTAAAGGGTTTAGTAAGAACCCTACCGAATTATTATCGGATAAAGTGAAATCAATATTACCCCACAATCCTTTGGCCTTTATAGCAGGTCCTAATCTTGCTAAGGAAGTGGCAAGAAATTTGCCTACCTCAGTCACGATAGCTTCGGATAATATTCAGGTGGCACGAAAATTAGCAGTAAGTTTAATCTCAGAGCAATTTAAAGTTAGTATTACTGATCATTTTGTGGCTCTTCAAGTAGCCGGGGCCGTTAAAAATATTATAGCTATAAAAAGCGGATTATATGAGGCGCGGAACTATGGCCAAAATGCTAAAGCAACTCTTATTACTGCAGCGTTACAGGAAATTAAAATCTTATCGGAAGCTATTGATGGAGAGCTGGGGGATAATTCTATTTTATATGCTCCAGGAATATTAGGAGATTTAATTTTAACTTGTTATTCAAAGGACTCACGAAATACTAGATTTGGCTATGAGCTAGGCCATCAAAAGGACCCAGAAAAATTTTTAAAGGAAAATTCATATTTAGTAGAAGGACGAGAAGCAGCTAAATTAGTATTAGATTTTATACAAAAATATAATCTGACATTACCGATTATCAAGTCTGTAGTACAAGAATTAAACCTAGGCTAG
- the rodA gene encoding rod shape-determining protein RodA, translated as MNFSEKITKIPITLIILISIVCGIGFVVLYSAARGNIQPWAYKQIINFCVFLPVMLIVALIDIKIIFKCSYISYLTVLILLIGVELFGTSSMGAKRWIDLSVIRLQPSEPTKLAIVLMLARYLHQLKIEEYLKFSQIILPLTAVLIPVLLIIKEPDLGTAIITLIIASSIFLAAGFKLRNFIITGGIVLCCLPVMWHIMHDYQKKRVMVFLDPSRDPLGAGYNIIQSKIAIGSGGLLGKGLVKGSQSHLDFLPEHQTDFIFATFAEEFGLIGSLTLLLLYAAIIIISLIIAVNCRSMFSKLMVIGITSILFSHVFINIAMVMGLLPVVGVPLPFISYGGTMLVSMMIGFGLIMNAQIHQHSNIR; from the coding sequence ATGAATTTTTCAGAAAAAATCACCAAAATTCCAATTACTTTAATAATCCTTATTAGTATAGTATGTGGTATAGGCTTTGTAGTGCTCTATTCGGCTGCTAGGGGTAATATTCAACCTTGGGCTTATAAGCAAATAATAAATTTCTGTGTATTTTTGCCTGTTATGTTAATTGTTGCCTTGATTGACATAAAAATTATATTCAAATGCTCTTATATCTCGTATCTCACTGTGTTAATTTTATTAATAGGGGTAGAGCTCTTTGGCACTAGTTCTATGGGGGCAAAACGCTGGATAGATTTATCTGTTATTCGCCTGCAACCTAGTGAGCCCACTAAACTAGCGATAGTATTAATGTTAGCGAGATATTTACATCAGCTCAAAATCGAGGAGTACCTAAAATTCTCTCAGATAATATTACCTCTAACCGCCGTATTAATCCCTGTATTATTAATTATAAAAGAACCAGATCTAGGAACTGCTATTATCACTTTAATTATTGCTAGTAGTATATTTCTTGCTGCTGGTTTTAAGTTAAGAAATTTTATAATAACGGGGGGGATCGTGCTCTGTTGCCTGCCAGTTATGTGGCATATAATGCATGATTACCAAAAAAAGCGGGTTATGGTTTTTTTAGATCCTTCCAGAGATCCCTTGGGGGCAGGGTATAATATCATACAGTCAAAAATTGCCATTGGCTCAGGAGGGTTGCTTGGTAAGGGATTAGTTAAGGGTAGCCAAAGTCATCTAGATTTTCTGCCAGAACATCAGACAGATTTTATTTTTGCCACCTTTGCTGAAGAATTTGGGTTAATCGGCAGTCTAACTTTATTGCTTTTGTATGCAGCCATCATTATTATTTCTCTAATAATTGCGGTCAATTGTAGATCGATGTTTAGTAAGCTGATGGTGATAGGGATTACCTCAATTTTATTTAGCCATGTATTTATCAATATAGCTATGGTTATGGGATTATTGCCGGTGGTGGGGGTACCTCTCCCCTTTATCTCTTATGGCGGGACTATGCTAGTATCTATGATGATTGGGTTTGGCTTAATAATGAATGCCCAAATCCACCAGCATAGTAATATTAGGTGA
- a CDS encoding biotin--[acetyl-CoA-carboxylase] ligase, producing MWHEKYTLIVFEELDSTSSEALRIARTSPRGNYVIVAKNQTHSRGRNTKVWHSYPGNLHLSILLNHNIDFNYIQQLSFVTAVAVYKAINSLASKSSNSIKLKWPNDLLINNKKVAGILLESITINKAHYLVIGIGINIRQNPVQADQPTTNLLNEDIEVIESTELLDRVMSNFEKSFILWQTYGFDRIRQYWMKRTYQLGQLITANYQGTKLSGLFKGIDHNGRMKILLNSGETKLLSIY from the coding sequence ATGTGGCACGAAAAATATACTCTAATAGTTTTTGAAGAACTAGACAGCACTAGTTCGGAAGCTCTTAGAATAGCACGAACTAGCCCACGGGGAAATTATGTAATAGTTGCTAAAAATCAAACTCACTCTCGCGGTAGAAATACTAAAGTTTGGCACTCCTACCCTGGGAATTTGCATTTGAGCATATTATTAAATCATAATATAGATTTTAATTATATCCAGCAATTGTCTTTTGTGACAGCGGTGGCTGTATATAAGGCTATTAATTCCTTAGCAAGTAAATCATCAAATAGCATTAAATTAAAATGGCCGAATGATCTATTAATAAATAATAAAAAAGTAGCTGGGATATTGCTTGAATCTATTACTATAAATAAGGCACATTATTTAGTGATAGGTATCGGTATTAATATTAGGCAAAATCCTGTACAGGCTGATCAGCCAACTACTAATTTATTGAATGAAGATATTGAGGTAATAGAGAGCACAGAGTTGTTAGATAGAGTTATGAGTAATTTTGAAAAAAGTTTTATATTATGGCAAACATATGGTTTCGATCGAATAAGGCAGTATTGGATGAAAAGGACTTACCAACTTGGCCAACTAATTACTGCGAATTATCAAGGTACCAAACTCTCCGGGCTTTTTAAAGGAATAGACCATAATGGCCGAATGAAAATTTTACTAAATTCAGGAGAGACCAAGTTGCTGTCAATATATTAG
- the cysS gene encoding cysteine--tRNA ligase, whose product MKLLLHNSLTRKKEVFTPIDSNLVKIYVCGPTVYDAPHIGNARSVIVYDILYRLLCKLFGSKNVLYVRNITDVDDKIILKAKDLNITISDLTTKVTQEFHANMQYLGCQEPNIEPKATMHIEDMIMIIQKLLALKHAYIVDNQVYFDVSTCLNYTKLSNRSLEELIDGVRIENNLAKKCPQDFVLWKAVEQDEEMSASFDSPFGRGRPGWHIECSAMSYKYLGENFDIHGGGADLIFPHHTNEIAQSVCAFPNSQFANYWVHNGFLTVNGEKMSKSLGNFFTVRDFINRKVPGDILRLLLLSTHYRKPLDYNNKALEDATKTINYWYRALDSLDMSRIPCPPLPPNFLSALLDDLNTPLAIKIINDYAKLIFGTNNEEKKYLHASSMLACSNFIGLMRESPKNWFHSAVNETDINQLLAKRREAKSQKNWELADQIRQNLLQDGIIIEDKADGSTIWRRGYIDKEL is encoded by the coding sequence ATGAAATTGTTATTACACAATAGTTTAACACGAAAAAAAGAAGTTTTTACCCCTATAGATAGTAATTTAGTCAAGATATATGTATGTGGTCCAACTGTTTACGACGCTCCCCATATCGGCAATGCGAGGTCAGTAATAGTATACGATATTTTATACCGCTTACTCTGTAAATTATTTGGCTCTAAAAATGTTCTATATGTTCGTAACATTACTGATGTGGACGATAAAATAATACTCAAGGCTAAGGACTTAAATATCACTATTTCCGATTTAACCACCAAAGTTACTCAGGAATTTCATGCAAATATGCAATATTTAGGGTGCCAGGAACCTAATATTGAGCCTAAAGCTACTATGCATATTGAGGATATGATTATGATTATCCAGAAATTACTGGCCTTAAAACATGCTTATATTGTCGACAATCAGGTATATTTTGATGTTTCTACTTGCTTAAATTACACCAAATTATCTAACCGTAGTTTAGAGGAATTAATAGATGGGGTACGTATTGAAAATAATCTTGCTAAAAAATGCCCCCAGGATTTTGTGTTATGGAAAGCAGTGGAGCAAGATGAAGAGATGTCTGCAAGTTTTGACAGCCCTTTTGGTAGAGGCAGACCAGGTTGGCATATAGAATGTTCAGCTATGAGCTATAAATATTTAGGCGAAAATTTTGATATACATGGTGGTGGTGCTGATTTAATCTTCCCTCATCATACTAATGAAATTGCTCAAAGCGTATGCGCTTTTCCTAATTCACAATTTGCTAACTATTGGGTACATAATGGTTTTCTAACCGTAAATGGTGAAAAGATGAGTAAATCTTTAGGTAATTTTTTTACTGTCAGGGATTTTATCAATAGAAAAGTCCCGGGGGATATACTAAGGTTACTGTTGCTATCTACTCATTATCGTAAACCATTAGATTACAATAATAAAGCATTAGAAGACGCTACCAAAACAATAAATTATTGGTATAGAGCGCTGGATTCTTTAGATATGAGCCGTATTCCTTGCCCTCCCCTGCCCCCAAACTTCTTATCTGCGTTACTTGATGATCTGAATACTCCGTTAGCTATTAAAATAATCAATGATTATGCTAAGCTTATTTTTGGTACAAACAACGAAGAAAAGAAATATTTGCATGCCTCCTCTATGCTTGCTTGCAGTAATTTTATCGGGTTGATGAGAGAATCACCAAAAAATTGGTTTCATTCTGCAGTAAATGAGACAGATATTAACCAACTTCTGGCTAAGCGCCGTGAGGCTAAATCACAAAAAAATTGGGAATTAGCTGACCAAATACGGCAAAACTTACTACAAGATGGGATAATTATAGAAGATAAAGCGGACGGCTCTACTATTTGGAGAAGGGGTTATATAGACAAAGAGCTTTAA
- the rpsB gene encoding 30S ribosomal protein S2 has product MSKIQAVNIKELLDAGVHFGHKTSRWNPKMAPYIYGSRDDIHVIDLQQTVALMERALNIMCETVKKNGKILFVSTKVQASEIVAEYAEKCGQFYVNHRWLGGMLTNWGTISNSIKKLDKLEKVLANEEECAGYTKKEILEMTRKKDKLLRSLGGIRHLNTKPNLLVVIDTNKEHLAIQEAVKLKIPIVAIVDTNSNPDNIDHPIPGNDDAIRSIKLYCSLFADAVLAGIEESLVASGVDLGSIENQEEKNKNIRNIAKLNFSKKFSKAPDTANEAVTDFELALELAEEDQNTKKPKK; this is encoded by the coding sequence ATGTCAAAAATACAAGCGGTTAATATAAAAGAATTACTTGATGCAGGCGTCCATTTCGGCCATAAAACTTCTCGGTGGAATCCTAAAATGGCCCCTTATATTTATGGTAGTAGAGATGATATCCATGTAATTGACCTACAACAAACCGTTGCTCTCATGGAAAGAGCGTTAAATATAATGTGTGAAACTGTTAAAAAGAATGGTAAAATATTATTTGTCAGTACTAAAGTTCAAGCAAGCGAGATAGTAGCTGAATACGCAGAAAAGTGCGGCCAATTTTATGTAAATCACCGTTGGCTTGGCGGGATGTTAACTAACTGGGGCACAATTTCAAACTCAATAAAAAAGCTAGATAAGCTTGAGAAAGTTTTGGCAAATGAAGAAGAATGTGCCGGCTATACTAAAAAAGAAATATTAGAGATGACCCGTAAAAAGGATAAATTGCTTAGATCCTTAGGAGGTATAAGACATCTTAATACTAAACCTAATTTACTAGTGGTAATTGACACTAATAAGGAACATTTAGCTATCCAGGAAGCAGTGAAATTAAAGATCCCCATCGTTGCCATAGTAGATACTAATTCCAACCCCGATAATATAGATCACCCTATCCCTGGAAACGATGACGCTATAAGGTCTATAAAACTTTATTGCAGCTTATTTGCTGATGCGGTGCTCGCCGGTATAGAAGAATCTTTAGTTGCCTCGGGCGTTGATTTAGGCAGTATTGAAAATCAGGAAGAAAAAAATAAGAATATTAGAAATATTGCTAAATTAAACTTTAGTAAGAAATTTTCTAAAGCCCCTGACACAGCAAATGAAGCAGTCACTGATTTTGAGCTAGCATTAGAGCTGGCAGAAGAGGATCAAAATACTAAAAAACCTAAAAAATAA
- the mrdA gene encoding penicillin-binding protein 2, with translation MLSKKILYNQLISRRSFLIGAGKMSLLSLLASKMIYMQLFESVKYRTLSDKNRINFVLLSPVRGQIYDVNGTVLAINQACFRLLLDRNINANYQNELKLIFNILNFSEEKIGAIKNKIKKANTHIPFAILDNLTWQQMALIEEQKPYLNSLFIDAGLARFYPFSDSACHIIGYIGQINEQEKQDLKINNLGDFYVGKFGLEKYYEEKLRGEFGYKQVEVNAVGKHVREIASFHSNDGQDLYLNIDIDLQHKIQPYLSKQGCSAIVMDVKNGNILILAMSPVFETNNFIKLSNDYWQTLINDPYKPLINKIVQSTYPPGSVFKIITILTALEHGLTPDHSFHCSGASVLGSNSFRCWKTYGHGRVDMYNAMKYSCNTYMYEVGRLVGFRKILNMAKKFGFGKKTGVDLTGEVSGFLPSEEWKVRKLKSPWSLGDTLNLSIGQGFLLSTPIQLASFATAIASDGKLYKPRIAKEQALFEQIDIQQKHLDVLKEGMFKAVNTEGGTGYYSRILGEKKQLAGKTGTAQVQSKASIDDDLSRENIAWERRNHAIFMGFAPYHQPRYSILVYLDHGGGGGKAAAPIASKIMSMVLDKYA, from the coding sequence ATGCTAAGCAAAAAAATATTATATAACCAACTAATCTCCAGGAGGTCTTTCTTAATAGGTGCAGGGAAAATGTCGTTGTTGTCCTTACTGGCTAGCAAAATGATTTATATGCAACTTTTTGAAAGCGTAAAATATCGTACTTTATCTGATAAAAATCGTATTAATTTTGTTTTATTATCACCGGTTAGAGGACAAATTTATGATGTAAATGGTACTGTGCTAGCGATAAATCAAGCGTGTTTTAGGCTATTATTAGATCGAAATATTAATGCCAATTATCAGAATGAGTTAAAGCTCATTTTCAATATCTTAAATTTTTCAGAAGAAAAGATAGGGGCTATTAAGAACAAAATAAAAAAAGCTAATACTCATATCCCTTTTGCAATATTAGATAACCTTACTTGGCAACAAATGGCATTAATAGAAGAGCAAAAGCCCTATTTAAATTCGCTTTTTATTGATGCTGGCTTAGCACGGTTTTATCCTTTCTCAGATTCTGCATGCCATATAATAGGTTATATTGGCCAAATTAATGAACAAGAAAAACAAGATCTAAAAATAAATAATTTAGGCGATTTTTATGTCGGCAAATTTGGATTGGAAAAATATTATGAAGAGAAATTACGAGGAGAATTTGGCTATAAACAAGTAGAAGTAAATGCGGTAGGGAAACATGTCCGGGAGATTGCCAGCTTCCACAGTAACGATGGGCAGGATTTATACTTAAATATTGATATAGATCTTCAACATAAAATACAACCATATCTCAGTAAGCAGGGCTGCTCTGCCATAGTTATGGATGTTAAGAACGGTAATATATTAATCCTTGCTATGTCGCCAGTATTTGAAACTAATAATTTCATAAAATTATCTAATGATTATTGGCAGACTTTAATTAATGATCCTTATAAACCTTTAATTAATAAGATAGTACAAAGTACTTACCCACCTGGCTCAGTTTTTAAAATTATTACTATTTTAACTGCGCTAGAACATGGGCTTACTCCTGATCATAGCTTTCATTGTTCTGGTGCTTCGGTGCTTGGTAGTAACAGCTTTCGTTGTTGGAAAACTTATGGTCATGGGCGAGTGGATATGTATAATGCTATGAAATATTCTTGTAATACTTACATGTATGAAGTAGGACGTTTGGTTGGCTTTAGGAAAATCCTCAATATGGCCAAAAAATTTGGGTTTGGCAAAAAAACAGGAGTAGACTTAACAGGAGAAGTTAGCGGGTTTTTACCCTCAGAAGAGTGGAAAGTAAGAAAATTGAAATCCCCGTGGTCTTTAGGAGATACTTTGAATTTATCGATCGGTCAGGGGTTTTTATTGTCTACCCCTATTCAATTAGCAAGTTTTGCTACTGCCATTGCAAGTGATGGGAAATTATATAAGCCTAGAATTGCTAAAGAGCAGGCATTATTTGAGCAAATTGACATCCAACAAAAACATTTGGATGTTTTAAAAGAAGGTATGTTTAAAGCGGTAAATACTGAAGGTGGTACTGGCTATTATAGTAGGATTTTAGGGGAAAAGAAACAATTAGCTGGTAAAACAGGCACAGCTCAGGTACAGTCCAAAGCTAGTATTGATGATGATTTAAGTAGAGAGAATATTGCCTGGGAAAGGCGTAATCATGCGATATTCATGGGCTTTGCCCCATACCATCAGCCACGCTATTCTATTTTGGTTTATTTAGATCATGGGGGAGGAGGGGGGAAGGCCGCAGCGCCTATAGCTAGTAAAATTATGTCAATGGTACTTGATAAATATGCTTAA
- the tsf gene encoding translation elongation factor Ts, producing MVEASLVKQLREKSGAGMMDCKKALVETNGDFEKAIDWLRTKGLSAAAKKASRLAAEGATAVKVQEKVGAIIEINSETDFVARNDKFQQLVNNITELALHYNNLESLKLAKTPSGKTVNEEILDNIATIGENLTLRRMQLVTVSQGVVSAYVHNAVVTNQGKISVLIGLESTVQDKTTLSELGRKIAIHIAASNPYALDATSLDPAVIERERNIFIEQSKASGKPDNIIDKMVEGRIRKFLAEVLLLEQNFLFDDKLTIAQVIQNAEIALGGTIKISQFIRYELGEGIVQVEKNFADEVAAVIHT from the coding sequence ATGGTTGAGGCTAGCTTAGTAAAGCAATTAAGAGAGAAAAGCGGCGCAGGGATGATGGACTGCAAGAAAGCTTTAGTTGAAACCAATGGCGATTTTGAGAAAGCAATTGACTGGCTCAGGACTAAAGGGTTGTCGGCAGCTGCAAAAAAAGCTAGTAGACTTGCGGCAGAGGGAGCTACTGCTGTTAAGGTCCAGGAGAAAGTAGGAGCTATTATAGAAATAAATAGCGAAACAGATTTTGTAGCACGAAATGATAAATTTCAGCAATTAGTTAATAATATTACTGAGTTAGCGCTCCACTATAATAATTTAGAATCACTAAAATTAGCTAAAACTCCTTCCGGAAAAACTGTTAATGAAGAAATTTTAGATAATATTGCCACTATTGGAGAAAATTTAACTTTACGCCGTATGCAGCTTGTCACCGTTTCCCAAGGGGTAGTGAGTGCATATGTGCATAATGCTGTAGTGACTAATCAAGGTAAAATCTCTGTTCTCATAGGACTAGAATCAACGGTTCAAGATAAAACTACTCTTTCTGAATTAGGAAGAAAAATCGCCATCCATATCGCCGCAAGCAACCCTTATGCTCTCGATGCCACAAGCTTAGACCCAGCAGTAATTGAGCGTGAAAGAAATATATTTATTGAGCAATCGAAGGCTTCGGGCAAACCAGATAACATAATTGATAAAATGGTTGAGGGAAGAATTCGTAAATTCTTGGCAGAAGTTCTGTTATTGGAACAAAATTTTTTATTTGATGATAAATTAACTATTGCGCAAGTGATTCAAAATGCTGAAATAGCCTTAGGAGGGACAATTAAAATTAGTCAATTTATCCGTTATGAACTGGGTGAAGGGATAGTGCAAGTAGAGAAAAATTTTGCAGATGAAGTAGCAGCGGTGATTCATACATAG
- the infA gene encoding translation initiation factor IF-1, whose protein sequence is MTKEELISFEGTVLELLPSATFKVKLENGHFITAHTSGRMRKNRIRILVGDKVTVEMTPYDLTKGRVTHRY, encoded by the coding sequence ATGACTAAGGAAGAACTGATTAGCTTTGAAGGAACGGTCCTTGAACTTTTACCTAGTGCAACTTTTAAAGTTAAATTAGAAAATGGTCATTTTATCACTGCCCATACATCTGGAAGGATGCGTAAGAACCGTATTAGAATCCTTGTGGGAGATAAAGTAACAGTAGAAATGACTCCTTATGATTTAACAAAGGGGCGTGTTACCCACCGTTATTAA